From Limibacter armeniacum, one genomic window encodes:
- a CDS encoding cyanophycinase produces MKKIIIYILFTVFIISCHKENSDNKVKLASNNSVADIEGKLFIIGGGKRPPSLIQSLIEEAGITPQDSIAILPLSSSEPDTSFFYAKKQFTEQGFTKVHNFYIGDSLPSADILSTLDRYPLIYLPGGDQNLFMQRIQGSEVKAILQQAYQKGTTIAGTSAGAALMSQHMITGNEKNHTEYRSTPAVIEKGNIEIMEGLGLFPQAIIDQHFVARSRYNRIISTAIEYPQLHSIGIDESTALCISQGKTAKVYGAAQVVKISNPKASLKQSQNKLGGNGLQLDIYLSGETFEIK; encoded by the coding sequence ATGAAAAAGATCATCATATATATTCTTTTCACTGTTTTTATTATCAGTTGCCACAAAGAAAATTCTGATAACAAAGTAAAGTTAGCCTCAAATAATAGTGTTGCTGACATAGAAGGAAAGCTATTTATTATCGGAGGAGGAAAAAGGCCTCCATCACTTATACAATCACTGATTGAAGAAGCTGGCATTACCCCACAGGACAGTATTGCTATTTTACCACTTTCAAGCAGTGAACCAGACACCTCCTTCTTTTATGCAAAGAAGCAGTTTACAGAACAAGGTTTCACCAAGGTTCATAACTTTTATATAGGTGACTCTCTTCCTTCAGCTGATATACTTAGTACACTTGACCGTTATCCTCTAATATATTTACCAGGAGGAGATCAAAACCTATTCATGCAACGCATACAAGGTAGTGAGGTCAAAGCCATCTTGCAGCAAGCATATCAAAAGGGAACTACCATTGCCGGAACTAGTGCTGGTGCAGCCCTTATGAGTCAACACATGATTACAGGTAACGAAAAGAATCACACTGAATACCGCTCTACCCCTGCTGTTATTGAAAAAGGTAATATCGAAATAATGGAAGGACTGGGACTATTCCCTCAAGCCATTATTGACCAACATTTTGTTGCTAGAAGCCGCTATAACCGCATCATTAGTACAGCTATTGAGTACCCTCAATTACATTCTATTGGCATTGATGAATCCACTGCCCTATGTATTTCCCAAGGAAAAACAGCAAAGGTATACGGAGCTGCTCAGGTTGTGAAAATTTCTAACCCAAAAGCCAGTTTAAAACAGTCACAAAATAAGCTGGGAGGCAATGGCCTTCAATTGGACATATACCTTTCAGGTGAGACTTTTGAAATAAAATAG